In the Bacillus sp. FJAT-42376 genome, CCGCAGCAAAGCGGACGGTAATATTATGTACTTTAAAATCATCCCTCTGATCGTTGGCAGGGAGAATTCTTTTTAACGCGTTTATGTATTCTTCAAAAGAATCGGCCGGAACAAAAAATTCCTGCAGGACTTCCACTCTTCCGGGGGACGTAAATTCCATAAACTCGGATTCAGAACGCATCGCATTATTTCGGGTGATAAGTTTCCCGTTGAGCCCTCGGATGAACTGTTTTTGACTGGTCCAGAAAAAATCCTCCATTAATCCGCCGCTTCTCCCCATATCGAGGGCAAGCTTGCTGAGTCTGACAGCTGTTTCCCCTTTTAAAGGCGTTTTGTGGTCCGCCGGACCTGAGATGTTGTAATCGAAGGCATACATTTCCTTTAAGAAAGAGCCTGGTGCCACACTGATTCTTGCATAATGCAGCCCGGTTTTTCTGTCCCGCAAAACCCGATGGAAATAATCTTCATACTGCTCTGTCGGCAATTCCTCCGTATGGATTCTATACACCGTATTTTCCGTTAATTCAAGCGTTGCGTCGAGGATCACCCCAAACAGCCCATAGCCCCCAAGTACATATTTCAGTCGTTCATCACCCCGGGTCAGCTTCTGAATATCTCCCGAAGGAGTGAGCAGGGTTATTTCCTTTACGGTGCCAGCCATCGGTCCGTTCCGGATATCGCGACCATGAGCATTCACGGAAAGAGAGCCGCCAACGGTAAAAATAGATTGGGACTGTGTAACTTTTAACGCCAGTCCATATGGATTAACTGCTTTTTGGACATCATCCCAGGATGCCCCAGCCTCAACCTTAACGGTCCGTTCCTTTTCATTCAATTCAAGGATGCGGTTCATCCCTTTCATGTCCAGAACCGTTCCATTTTTGTAATAGGTGTGCCCGCCCTGTGAGTGCTGCAGGCCGGCAATCGAGATATGCTCGCCTTTTTCGTTTGCTTCCTTCACGATTTTCTGAAGCTGATCCCTGTTTTCCGACTGCACCGCACGCTCAATTTTTTCAGGCAGGAGCCCCGTGTAGTCTGTCGCCAGCCCGGATTGGCTCAGTCCGTATTTTCTTTTTTCTACCGGAATGTTCCATACAATAAATCCGGCAAGAAGAAGGACAAGAATTGCTAGTGCATAAGGTTTCTTCCATATCGTTTTACGTTTTTTCATCGCTGCTCCTGATTGAATCAATATTTTTCTAATTTCATTATAGCGGAAATAAGAAAAAAGAGGAGGAGCGCCGTTCTTCTATTTTTAAAGCCATGTTAAACTTGGCTGTTGATTTGCGCCTGTGGGGTCTCACCTGTCTCGCTGCTCTCAGCCCGGAGTCTCACGCCTTCCACTCCAATCAATAGGTGTTAAAAATCAACATAAGGCTATAACAGAGCCATTATTAAAAAATGAGAGGCTGAGGAATAAGGGAAAAGTATGTGGCTCATATAAGGAACGGTCATTTTTCACTTTTTTTCACAATGTTTCTCAAATTTCTCGTCAGCTCCACCATAAATTCCAATTCTTCTTTTGTTATTTTCTGCCCGTCTATATAAAAGTTGAAGTTTTCTATAATCGTCGGAGAAGCCAGGTCCATCTCATGAATGAGGGTTTTCTCACTGTCGGAGTACCATTTTTTATCCTCTTCGACAAAGTAGTCCAGATCTTTAGAGTATACTTCTGCAATCCTTGTAAGGAGGGTTAATGAAGGCTGGTTAATGCCCCGTTCGATTTTGGAAAGATTGCTTGGGTCATAATTCACTTTTTCAGCCAGGTCTTTTAGGGTATGTCCGTGGCGTTTCCTAAGTTCCTTTATCTTTTTCATATCGCGGATCCCTGCCTTGAAGAGTTTAATTTTGTCAAAATAGACCTGAAGAGTGGGGTTTTTATCATTTTATTTAACAGGAGAAATTGGTATACACAATTGGGTGATAAATTTTATTCTTTGGTTTCATTTACCGAAAGATGTATTCATAAGATATCTTTAATAATGAAGCTTTGAAAAAGAAAGGATGGAATGCGTTGGACATTGATTTGGCCTCTTTTCTTATGAAAATCATTCAGGAGTACACAGAAAAATTCGGAGCGCTGCATTTTTCCATCAGAAAAGAGAAGGAAGACTTTGTTTTTTTCACATCAATTCCAGATTGATTTCCCTGACCAAGCTGACACCGGAATACATCGGAAGACCTTTCATGGATTTTGATTATCTGAATTCCAGGGGAAAGGATTTTTACCAGTTGGTATATGCCAGGGCATGGAGCGGAAAAACCATGGTTTATTATATGGTTCCAAACCGAAATGAAAATATTTACTTGCTGTCTATTCTTACACCTGTAAAAAATGGTGATGAGAACCAGTTTCTGAACGGGCAATGTGCCTGCCTGCAAAAGCAGGAAATGGAATGCCTAAACATTCCTCTGCAAACCTATCAGGCATTTGGATAGCAAAAACCAACCATTTGACTTCCCGTTTAAAACGATTAAAATAAAAGCCATGGACCTAATAACCATTTTTAAAGCACTTTCTAATGACACACGTTTAAATATATTAGAGTGGCTTCGGGAACCGGAGAAGCATTTCCAGAAAGCACAGGCTCATTTGCCGAGGGAGGTTAATAAGCAGGGCGGAGTTTGTGTAGGAGATATTCAGGAAAAAGCAAATCTGTCCCAGTCCACCGTTTCCAATTATTTATCGATGCTCCAGAAAGCCGGTCTGCTCCTTTCAGTCAGGCACGGGCAATGGACGTATTACCGCAGAAATGAAGAACTCATACAGGAGCTCTCGAAGTATATCTCAAAGGACCTATAAAAGGGGAGACTGCTCCGGGTGGACACGTTTTTAGGATTATGTTAGTCTTGTTGGGAGCTATTCCTTATAGCTCTATTATTTTGCCTTATATATCGAAAAATCTAAATATACAAATATATAAAAAAGGAGGCACTTAAATGAAAATATTGTTTTATGCTGCTGCAGTGCTTGCCGGAGTTTCCCTTGCATTTGAAGGAGCGATTGCCGGTCAGCTTGGAACGGTGATCGGTGAGCTTGAGAGCAGTTATTACATCTTTATGATGGGGACCATTCTTCTGGGTTTGATCACGTTATTCTTCGGCAAAGGGAATCTGGCGAATATTTTTAAAGCCCCTAAATGGAACCTGACAGGCGGATTGCTCGGAACAGTATACTTAACGATTCTCGTTATAAGCATTCCTTTCGTCGGAATCGGGGTATCCATGGTCTCCGTGATTGTCGGTCAAATGATCACTTCAATGGTCATCGAACATTTTGGCTGGCTTGGAAGTGAAAAGATCACGATCAGCAAGGAACGGGTTGCAGCGATTGTCTGTATGGGTGCGGCGCTGTTCTTCATATTTTAGTCTTGAACAACTTCGATCAAACAGGAGGGAAAATATGAGTATTGTTATGGCCGTATTAGCTCTGTTCGGGGGTGTGACTCTTAGTGCGCAATCCTCTATCAACGGGGCATTCAGCAAAAAGACCGGCACATTTGAAACATCGTTCTTCACATTTTTAACAGGCTTTATGTTTTTAACGGTTATTGTTATTTTTTTCGGCGAGGGAAATATTTTGAACATCCTGGAAGTGCCGAAATGGCAGCTGATTTGTGCGATTCTTGGAACAGCTTACATGTTTTTGACGGTGCTTTCTGTCCCATTCATTGGAGTAACTGCCGCAAGTATTGCAACTGTCATTGGCCAGCTGGGAGGGAGTATGCTTGTTGACCACTTCGGCTGGTTTGAGAGCAAGCATATTCCGTTTGATTGGGAGCGTGCTGCCGGCGTTCTGCTCATGATCCTTGCTTTATACTTTATTTTTAAAGGAAATAAGAAAGCCGCTAAGCAGGCTGCATCATAAAAGAGCTCTTCCGGGAGGGCTCTTTTTTTTGTCTGATCAAAGACCGTTTCTGGGCATATGGTATAAGATGGCTATTAATGGGGAGGAGCGGCTCGTATGTTCAATAAATGGAAAGAACGATTGGAAGAAGTTTCTGTCAATGGATTATCCATACCGATATCAAGCCAAATGCTTGAACGGGTCTTTCGTCTGAAAGCGAAGGAGGTTCAAAACTTAAAGGCTGAGATTACGGAGGACTTCGTAAGCTTGAGTGGAACGGTTAAGGTCAAAAAAATGATGTTCGAAAAAGACATTCCCATTAAAATTGTTCTTAAGCCGCTCCGGATTGAAAAAAGAACCATCATAATGGAGCTCGTAAAAGTAAAGCCGATGGATATCGGATTGATCAATCAAAAGCTGTTGAACAAACCGCCGTTTGCTGAATACAGGGAACGAACAATCAGATTGGACTTGGATGCTTGGGATGCAGTAAGAAGGATTCCATTTGGCCAATTTAAATCATTTGAAATGAAAAAGGACGCCATTGTTGTGAAAGTATGGATTTAAACCGGCTGGGCAAAAAACAAGCATGGGGCAGCTGCCCCATGCTTGTTTCTATTCGTTTGGTGCGGCTGGCCGGAGTGGAATGCTTAATTAGGCTTAATTTCTCAGGAATAACCATTCTATCGAAAAATCCGGTTCAGATGTTCCCGCAGCTCTGCTACTGCCTTTTCTGCATCAGGATTTTTTACCACGTTGTAGCAGGCAAACGTCGGCAGCTGCTTCATCCCGATGAACTGCTGCATTTTGTGAAGATGGAACAATGCTTCATCTACACTTTTTCCTTCAAAAAAATCGTCTTCACGATTGAACGCGGTCTCCGGGGCATTCCAGGTTACGGAGAACATATAATGTTTTTCCGTGAATTGTCCTCCCTGGCCATACCTGTCAGAACCTTTGAAGAAAATGTTATCCATATAGACTTGATCGATATAATGCTTAAACAGCCCCGGAATACTGAACCAATAAATCGGAGTTTGGAAAATGACAGCGTCTGCCCATTCCCATTTTTTGATTTCCTCCTGTACATCGTAGCCCATCTGCACAGTCGTTTCCTTCAAGCTAAAACGCTCATTCAGAGTTTCCCGCATGGTTTGGAATAATGTGGAGTTCAATTTTCCTTTTGATTTGCTGTAATACTCATGTCCGTTCACAATCAGGATCTTCTTCATCTTAGTCCTCCTCTTTCACGGTTCATCAAGGGCTAGTATGCGTAAAAAGAAGGATCATGAACAGTACGCACTTTCAAGTTCGTAAGGTACAAAAAAGGTATATTTGGCTACTGCTGCATATTGAGAATCAGATTCTAGTTAGATTGCTTCTATAAATTGGGTATAAGAAATAAAAACAGATTGCAATCATGATCCAAGAGCAGACGATTTTCGTTATATAAGTGAGGGGTATTTTGGGAATAAGACAGCGAGGGAGTGTCACAAATGAACATTTTACATATAGGAAACAAAGAAAGTGAAGCAGGTATACAGGAAATGGATTGGCCGAATCACATCCAATCAGAGCCTAATCTGTCCTCTGCAGCAGCTTATAAAAAGAATAAAGTTTCAAAAGGATTTGACTTAGTTCTCATGTCTGAAGAGATTTGGCTGGATTCTCCCTCGAAAGCAGCCATGGAAGTTAAAAAGAACATTCTTTCTAACGGAGGATGCATTATTGCCATTCTGGAAGATGAGACTTCTGAAAAGGTAAACAGGCTGTACCGGGCAGGGGTAAATGATTATATTGTTAAACCGTTAATTGAAAGCAAACTTCTATTCCGGCTGAACCGCATATCACGCGGTAAGGATGAGCTGGATCGGGAAGGTGAATTGCTGCAAGCGATCCGTCAGCTGGAAAAAACGAATGAAAAGCTGAAAAGCCTGACGGATCTGGATTCATTAACCGGTATATATAACCGCAGGTTTTTCCATTCCTTTATTTCAGAACGATGGGAAGGGCAGCGCGATGAAAATTTCTTTGTGATCATGGCGGATATTGATAAGTTTAAAGCATTTAATGATACATACGGACACTTAAAAGGAGATCAGTGCCTAAAACAGGTAGCACAAAGCTTGAAAAAGACATCGGATAAGCTCAATGCGATGACGGCGCGCTTCGGCGGAGAAGAGTTCGTTGTCGTCGTTCATACTCCGGATGGGGAGCAGGTGCTGAGCCTGGCGGAAGAAATCAGGAGCAGCATTGAGAAACTGTGCGTAGCTGATGAAGACTCGGAATGCCCTGCGAAAGTGACGATCAGCCTCGGTGTTTCGTCGGGGTCACTAAACGGAATTTCCTCTTATAAAGAATTAATTGACCAAGCCGATCAGTGTCTGTACGAAGCAAAGCGGCTGGGGGGGAATCAGGTGGTCCAGGCTGATATAAAAACAGCGGTTAACTGATCCGGAGATTTAACAGAGCAAAGATTTGATTCGGAAAGTGAAACAGAATATTTGGAGAATTGAAAACACGTCATGCGCTGGTCGAATATTTTTGAACTGGAAGCGTTCCTCTTTTTTGAATACGAAAAGATACGATGCTCCATCCTATGACCCTGGCTGCAATGGCGGAAGGAATAAAGGAACTCCTTACGGAGGCAGGCAGATAAGCTTTGGTGATGTGGGAGCTTCTTACAGCAAAAGACTTGTATTTAAGAAAAGCGGCGATTGCGCTCTCATTGAGATGCATCCTGCCAGGGAAAGCGGACAAATAGCAATCGATCGGAATGTCCTCGCGAAGGATTATGCAAAAGCATTTAGTCAGCATATAAAAATCCTCGCCCGATACCAGCGCGATGAAATCGGTGCAGGTATCCTGGAGGGTTTAAAGAAAGCGGAACAAGACCTGAAACAGGCCGTTCTGGACAGGCAGCGCGGATAAGCCTCTTCTTGGCAAATCCGGATTGCAGTGTCTAAATCCATGCTCAATAAAAAATCAGAGTGGCTGGTCATTATACATATAATCAGGAACGGCCAGATTATGGCGGTGAACGGCTAAATAAAGGGCGCTGCTGGACAGATAAATGGGACAGGCCAAATTAAGGTGCTGAACGGCCAAAAAAGAGGCGGGATCGGCTAAATTATGGACTGGACCGGCTAGATAAAAGGCGCAGTTGGACAGATAGATGGGACCGGCCAAATTATAACGCTGAACGACCAAAAAAGAGGCGGGACCGGCTGAATTAAGGTGTCCAACGGCTAAATAAAGGGCGCTGCTGGCCAGATAAATGGGACCGGCCAAATTAAGGTACTGAACCGCCAAAAAAGAGGCGGGATCGGCTAAATTAAGGTGTCCAACGGCTAAATAAAAGGTACTGCTGGACAGATAAATGGGACCGGCCAAATTAAGGTGATGAACGGCCAAAAAGAGGCGGGATCGGCTGAATTAAGGTGTCGAACGGCTAAATAAAGGGCGCTGCTGGACAGATAAATCGGAAAGGCCAAATTAGTGTGCAGAAGAGCCAAAAAAGAGGCGTGGCCGGCTAAATTAAGGTGTCCAACGGCTAAATAAAGAGCGCTGCTGGCCTGATAAATGGGACAGGCCAAATTAAGGTGATGAACGGCCAAAAAAGAGGCAGGATCGGCTAAATTACAGTGTCGACCGGCCAAATCAGGCGCGGAAAAGGCAAATTAAATAGCGCTCCCAGACATATAACCTGCGGCAATTAATCCAGACAGCCTGCATCAGCCGATTGCCTCCCCGCTAGCAGGAATTGCCCAGCAAGCTTAGTAACAGGGGGAATTGCGCTGGGTAAAAGTGAATGTGCCGGGATAGAAAAATAAGTGTTGCAATCGTTTCCATTCCAGAGTATGATTTACTCATAAACGGGATCCGAAACGTTTTGGAGGTTTTTGGAGTGACGACAATCAAGGATATTGCCAAGGCAGCGGGAGTATCGGTTACAACGGTTTCTAGAGCCTTGAACGGATATTCAGATGTGAATGAAAAGACGAGAAAGAAAATTATTGAGATCTCTAAACAGCTGAATTACAGTCCTAATATTTTAGCAAGAGGTCTTGTCATGAACAAATCCAAAACCATCGGTCTGCTCGTTTCCGGATTCAATAAGGAAAGCATAAAAGATAATTTTACGTTTGAAGTTCTTTCAGGGATCAATCAGTATGCGGCAGAAACCGATTATGATCTTGTTTTATTCAATACGAACTCGACTAAGCAGCGGGAGAAGACGTATGCTCAGCTTTGCCGTGAAAGAAGGGTAGACGGGGTGATTCTGCAGGGCATTAAGACGGATGATCCGTATTTGCAGGAAGTAGTGGAAAGCAACATTCCGTGTGTTTTAATTGATATTCCCATTCAGACGGAGAATGTCGGATACGTAACAACCGATAATGTATTAGGTGCCGAGAGTGCTGTCCGGCATTTAATAGAGCTGGGTCACCGTCATATCGCTATGGTGAATGGACATGAATTTGCCTTTGTCAGTCAGGAGCGTCTGGAAGGGTATAAAAATGCCCTCTCTAATGCGGGTATACCTTTTTGTGAAGAGCTCGTTCTAAATGGCTTGTTCCAGGAAGAAGCGTCAAAGGGAGTGACGGGTCAATTATTACAGGAGCACCCTGAAGTGTCAGCTGTTTTCTGTGCCAGCGACTTAATGGCCATTGGTTCGGTTAAGGCGGCTGCAAAGCTCGGTCTGTCCGTTCCGGAAGACCTGTCCATTATTGGCTACGACGATATTTTGCTTTCATCCTATCTAACTCCAAGCCTTACAACCATTGCGCAAAATAAGCAAATGCTCGGCTTTCAGGCGGCAAAACTGCTTACGGATATGCTTGAGAACGGGAGCATGCCATCCCATCTGGTTTTGGACACAGAATTAAAAATCCGCCAATCAACAGGAAAAGTAAAAAGCTGAAGCTGTTTTTTACTACACAAAATCCGAAACGTTTTGGTAAAATCCGAAACGTTTCGGAACAGCCAGGAGGAACGAGATGGACTATCTTGTTATAAAAGAAAATGACTTATTTCTATTATCAGAACCAAATGGAGACATAACAGGAGATCACTCTTACGGATTAGGTCTTTATTCGAAGGATACACGGTTTTTGAGCAAATTGGAGCTGACCATCAACGGAGAAAAGCCGGTTCTTCTCTCATCAGACGGATCGGATAACCGCATTTCAAAGGTGCTTCTGACAAACCCCCATATGGAAGACAACGGGGAACTGATCCTCTGGAGAGAATCTGTTCAAGTAGAGAGGGAGCGTTTTATCGCAGAAGAGGTCCTCTATGAAACCATCACCTTGAAAAACTACTTTCCTAAAGCTGTCTCCTTTTCGATCGAACTTGCCTTTGAAGCTGATTTTAAAGACATGTTTATTGTGAGAGGCTTTCAAAGCGGCCATGTAGGAGAAAGGGCCGGACAGGCAATTAATGAAAACGCATTCAGTATCCACTATGAAGGAGCCGATCAAATCAGCCGTTCGACCGTTGTTTCCTGGGATAAAAAACCGGATGACATACAGGAGCACGGGCTGATTGCCTATCACTTCGACTTGGAGCACGGGCAGGAAGATTCATTTACGGTCAAGATTCAGCCATTAGCCGGAAATGGAACAAAGGATATTCTTTCCCGTGAAGAAGCGCTGGAGAAATTAACCTTGTCCTATGAAGAATGGCAGCAGTCCAGTACGACGGTAAAAACAGATCTTGTTCCCCTGCAGAATCTGCTGGACCGGGGGATGGCGGATCTTCGGGTACTTATGACAGACATAGGACACGGAATCTTCCCGGTTGCCGGTCTGCCGTGGTTCGGAGTTCCATTCGGCCGTGATAGTTTAATAGCCGCCCTGCAAATGCTGGCGTTCAATCCAGAAGTGGCAAAGGGAACGCTCAAAACGATGGCGAGTACGCAAGGGACAAAGGTGGATCCGTGGAGAGATGAACAGCCTGGGAAGATTATGCATGAAATGCGCTTCGGTGAGCTTGCCAATACGAATCAAATTCCATTCACACCTTATTACGGAACGATTGATGCAACCCCATTGTATTTGATTCTTCTTACAGAGTATGTGAAATGGACAGGGGACCTGAAGCTTGCAGAAGAGCTGATGGATAGCGTTGAGCAGGCGCTGCTTTGGATTGATGAGTATGGAGACCGGGACGGGGACCTCTTCGTCGAATACCATCAGGAATCAAGCAAGGGAATCGCCAATCAGGGCTGGAAGGATTCCGGGGATTCAATCGTGCACCGGAACGGGGACTATGCAAAAACTCCGATCGCCCTCGCTGAAGTACAAGGATATGTGTACCAGGCAAAAATGGGCATTGCGGACATCCTCGATGCTCTTGATCAAAAAGAGAAATCAGCAAGACTGAAAGAGCAGGCAGAGGCCCTTAAGCAGAAGTTTGAAAAAGAGTTCTGGATGGAAGACAAACAGTTCTATGCCATCGCGCTGGACCAGAACAAGAAACAGGTCGGTACGATTACGTCCAACCCTGGCCACGTCCTGTTTTCAGGGATAATTGACAGCTCCAGAGCGGATAAAGTTGCGGATATGCTGACATCCGATAAAATGTTCTCCGGATTTGGAATCAGGACGATGGGCGAAGGCGAAGCCGGTTACAATCCGATGAGCTACCACGACGGAAGCGTCTGGCCGCACGATAACAGCATGACGCTGATTGGCATGAGCAAGCTGAAGCAGCAAAAGCAGGCGAAAAAAGTGATGTCAGGCCTGATCAAAGCAGCCGATCATTTTGAATACGAACGCCTTCCGGAATTATTCTGCGGTTATTCATCAGCGGTCGGCAAGGCGGTTAAATATCCGGTTGCCTGTTCGCCGCAGGCATGGGCAGCAGGTACTCCGCTCATTTTTATCCAATCGATTCTTGGGTTATTCCCGGACAGCCTGAATAAAAGAATCAGCTTGTCTCCTGATCTCCTGGAAGAGATGAATGAGCTTCAGGTAAGCGGGATTTCGATCGGGAACGGAATTCTTTCTGTGCGGCTATACCGTTCAGAAAAAGGGACGGAATTTGAGATTACTGAGAATACAACGGGGTTTGAGATTATTACCGCGGGAGCAGGCTCTCCGGTCCAAAACAAT is a window encoding:
- a CDS encoding metalloregulator ArsR/SmtB family transcription factor, producing the protein MDLITIFKALSNDTRLNILEWLREPEKHFQKAQAHLPREVNKQGGVCVGDIQEKANLSQSTVSNYLSMLQKAGLLLSVRHGQWTYYRRNEELIQELSKYISKDL
- a CDS encoding NAD(P)H-dependent oxidoreductase, whose amino-acid sequence is MKKILIVNGHEYYSKSKGKLNSTLFQTMRETLNERFSLKETTVQMGYDVQEEIKKWEWADAVIFQTPIYWFSIPGLFKHYIDQVYMDNIFFKGSDRYGQGGQFTEKHYMFSVTWNAPETAFNREDDFFEGKSVDEALFHLHKMQQFIGMKQLPTFACYNVVKNPDAEKAVAELREHLNRIFR
- a CDS encoding DMT family transporter; translation: MSIVMAVLALFGGVTLSAQSSINGAFSKKTGTFETSFFTFLTGFMFLTVIVIFFGEGNILNILEVPKWQLICAILGTAYMFLTVLSVPFIGVTAASIATVIGQLGGSMLVDHFGWFESKHIPFDWERAAGVLLMILALYFIFKGNKKAAKQAAS
- a CDS encoding diguanylate cyclase, with protein sequence MNILHIGNKESEAGIQEMDWPNHIQSEPNLSSAAAYKKNKVSKGFDLVLMSEEIWLDSPSKAAMEVKKNILSNGGCIIAILEDETSEKVNRLYRAGVNDYIVKPLIESKLLFRLNRISRGKDELDREGELLQAIRQLEKTNEKLKSLTDLDSLTGIYNRRFFHSFISERWEGQRDENFFVIMADIDKFKAFNDTYGHLKGDQCLKQVAQSLKKTSDKLNAMTARFGGEEFVVVVHTPDGEQVLSLAEEIRSSIEKLCVADEDSECPAKVTISLGVSSGSLNGISSYKELIDQADQCLYEAKRLGGNQVVQADIKTAVN
- a CDS encoding helix-turn-helix transcriptional regulator, yielding MKKIKELRKRHGHTLKDLAEKVNYDPSNLSKIERGINQPSLTLLTRIAEVYSKDLDYFVEEDKKWYSDSEKTLIHEMDLASPTIIENFNFYIDGQKITKEELEFMVELTRNLRNIVKKSEK
- a CDS encoding FAD-binding oxidoreductase, producing the protein MKKRKTIWKKPYALAILVLLLAGFIVWNIPVEKRKYGLSQSGLATDYTGLLPEKIERAVQSENRDQLQKIVKEANEKGEHISIAGLQHSQGGHTYYKNGTVLDMKGMNRILELNEKERTVKVEAGASWDDVQKAVNPYGLALKVTQSQSIFTVGGSLSVNAHGRDIRNGPMAGTVKEITLLTPSGDIQKLTRGDERLKYVLGGYGLFGVILDATLELTENTVYRIHTEELPTEQYEDYFHRVLRDRKTGLHYARISVAPGSFLKEMYAFDYNISGPADHKTPLKGETAVRLSKLALDMGRSGGLMEDFFWTSQKQFIRGLNGKLITRNNAMRSESEFMEFTSPGRVEVLQEFFVPADSFEEYINALKRILPANDQRDDFKVHNITVRFAAEDSGTSLNYAKENMLGLVVLIQHGLTEQKMAHAQEMIQKWTDLTMDFGGTYYLPYYPYQTKNQFKRAYPEWEMFKNQKSLQDPKEIFVNLFYDHYLQNEGG
- a CDS encoding DMT family transporter, which translates into the protein MKILFYAAAVLAGVSLAFEGAIAGQLGTVIGELESSYYIFMMGTILLGLITLFFGKGNLANIFKAPKWNLTGGLLGTVYLTILVISIPFVGIGVSMVSVIVGQMITSMVIEHFGWLGSEKITISKERVAAIVCMGAALFFIF
- a CDS encoding amylo-alpha-1,6-glucosidase encodes the protein MDYLVIKENDLFLLSEPNGDITGDHSYGLGLYSKDTRFLSKLELTINGEKPVLLSSDGSDNRISKVLLTNPHMEDNGELILWRESVQVERERFIAEEVLYETITLKNYFPKAVSFSIELAFEADFKDMFIVRGFQSGHVGERAGQAINENAFSIHYEGADQISRSTVVSWDKKPDDIQEHGLIAYHFDLEHGQEDSFTVKIQPLAGNGTKDILSREEALEKLTLSYEEWQQSSTTVKTDLVPLQNLLDRGMADLRVLMTDIGHGIFPVAGLPWFGVPFGRDSLIAALQMLAFNPEVAKGTLKTMASTQGTKVDPWRDEQPGKIMHEMRFGELANTNQIPFTPYYGTIDATPLYLILLTEYVKWTGDLKLAEELMDSVEQALLWIDEYGDRDGDLFVEYHQESSKGIANQGWKDSGDSIVHRNGDYAKTPIALAEVQGYVYQAKMGIADILDALDQKEKSARLKEQAEALKQKFEKEFWMEDKQFYAIALDQNKKQVGTITSNPGHVLFSGIIDSSRADKVADMLTSDKMFSGFGIRTMGEGEAGYNPMSYHDGSVWPHDNSMTLIGMSKLKQQKQAKKVMSGLIKAADHFEYERLPELFCGYSSAVGKAVKYPVACSPQAWAAGTPLIFIQSILGLFPDSLNKRISLSPDLLEEMNELQVSGISIGNGILSVRLYRSEKGTEFEITENTTGFEIITAGAGSPVQNN
- a CDS encoding LacI family DNA-binding transcriptional regulator, whose translation is MTTIKDIAKAAGVSVTTVSRALNGYSDVNEKTRKKIIEISKQLNYSPNILARGLVMNKSKTIGLLVSGFNKESIKDNFTFEVLSGINQYAAETDYDLVLFNTNSTKQREKTYAQLCRERRVDGVILQGIKTDDPYLQEVVESNIPCVLIDIPIQTENVGYVTTDNVLGAESAVRHLIELGHRHIAMVNGHEFAFVSQERLEGYKNALSNAGIPFCEELVLNGLFQEEASKGVTGQLLQEHPEVSAVFCASDLMAIGSVKAAAKLGLSVPEDLSIIGYDDILLSSYLTPSLTTIAQNKQMLGFQAAKLLTDMLENGSMPSHLVLDTELKIRQSTGKVKS